CTGCGCGATTTCTATGGCGTCGGGCTGATGTCGCACCCGGTGAGCGAGGAAACGGTGAACGCGTCGTGGAACGTCGCGATGCAGGCCAGCCTGAAGGCGACGCTCGAATGCGCGAAGTCGTTCGGCACCACTGATTTCGTCCCCGACCTTGCCGCCTTCACCGTGCCCACGCTGGTGGTGCACGGCACCGCCGACGCGACGGTGCCGATCGGCGCGACCGCGCACCGGGTGAAGGAGCATGTCCCGAGCGCGCAGCTGGTCGAATATGCGGGCGCCCCGCACGGGCTGTTCGCGACGCATGGCAACCGCCTCACCAAGGATCTGCTGACCTTCCTCGGCGGCTGACGGCTCGCCTTAAGTGGCGGCGGGGAAAGGCGGTTTGCCAAGCCAGCCTTTACCCCGCCCCACAAACCCTCGTTGCGCATCGCGCGCCGTGCGGCCTAAGCCCGCGCGCATGAGCGCTCCGCATCCCTTCACGATCCATAATTTCCGCGCCTATTGGCTGGCGCGGCTGTCGAATACGCTCGCGCAGATGGCGATGGTGATCGTCATCGGCTGGCAGGTGTACGACATCGCGCGCCAGACGATGTCGATCCGCGATGCCGCGTTCCAGCTCGGCTGGATCGGCGTCGCGCAGTTCGTGCCACTGCTGCTGCTCTCGCTGGTCGCGGGCTTGGTCGCCGACCGGGTCGACCGCCGCTGGATCGCGCGCGGCGCGGTCGCGCTCGAGGCCGCCTGCGCGCTGCTGCTGGCGTGGCTGACCTATCACGGCGCGATCACCCTGCCCTGGCTGTTCTTCGTCGCGGCATTGCTCGGCGTCGCGCGCGCCTTTGCCGGACCCGCGCTGCAGGCGCTCGCGCCCAACCTCGTGCCGATCGCGGTGCTGCCCGCGGCGATCGCGATGAGCTCGATCGCGTGGCAGGCGGGGTCGGTGCTCGGCCCGGCGATGGGCGGCTATCTGTATGCCGCCAACCAGTGGTTACCCTATGCGGTGTCGGCAGGGCTGTTCGGCCTCGGCTTCGTCATGCTGACGCTCATCAAGCCGGTCGAGCGCAAGCAAATGACCGGCACGCGCAACCCGTGGGCGCAGATGGTCGACGGCCTTGCCTATGTCCGCCGCAACCGGCTGGTGCTCGGCGCGATCAGCCTCGACCTGTTCGCGGTGTTGCTCGGCGGCGCGACCGCCATGCTGCCAATCTATGCGCGCGACATCCTGCAGATCGGCGCCGACGGGCTTGGCCATCTGCGCGCCGCGCCCGCCGCAGGCGCGGTGCTGGTCGCGATCTGGTTCGCCTGGAAGCCGCTCACCAACGATGTCGGGGTCAAGATGCTGTGGTCGGTCGCGGCGTTCGGCGCGGCAACCGCGATGTTCGGGCTGTCGGCGCCGCTGCTGCTGCCCTATCTCGGCACCGCAGCGATCGGCAGCGATTTCGCCCCTGCTGTGCTGGTGGCGCTCGTCTCGCTGTTCGTGGTCGGGGCGACCGACATGGTGTCGGTCTATGTCCGCCAGTCGCTGATCCAGCTGCATACCCCCGACGACATGCGCGGCCGCGTCGGTGCCGTCTCGACGCTGTTCGTGTCGGGCTCGAACGAGCTCGGCGAGGCACGCTCGGGCTTCCTCGCCGCCGCGGTCGGCCCCGTCGTGGCGGTTGTAGGCGGCGGGATCGCCGCCATATTGGTGACCGCATGGTGGGCGCGGCTGTTCCCCGAACTGGGCCGGGCGCGCACCTTCGCGCCGCCCGAAACGCTCGAATTCACCTCGATCAAGGAGACGACGATATGAAGGCGAACACGATCCTCGACACGATCGGCAACACCCCGCACATCCGCGTCGCGCGGCTGTTCCCCGATGCCGAAGTGTGGATCAAGTCCGAGCGGTCGAACCCCGGCGGGTCGATCAAGGATCGGATCGCGGTCGCGATGGTCGAAGCCGCCGAAGCATCGGGCGACCTCAAGCCCGGCGGCACGATCGTCGAACCCACCAGCGGCAACACCGGCGTCGGGCTGGCGATGGTCGCGGCGGTGAAGGGCTACAAGCTGGTCCTCGTCATGCCCGAGAGCATGTCGATCGAGCGCCGCCGGCTGATGCTGGCCTATGGCGCGACCTTCGACCTCACCCCGCGCGAGAAGGGGATGAAGGGCGCGATCGAGCGCGCGATCGAACTGGTCGAGCAGACGCCGGGTGCGTGGATGCCGCAGCAGTTCGAAAATCCTGCGAACATCGACGTCCATGTCCGCACCACCGCGCTGGAAATCCTCGCCGATTTCGCCGACACGCCGATCGACGTGATCATCACCGGGGTGGGCACCGGCGGCCACATCACAGCGGTGTCCGAGGTGCTCAAGCAGCATTGGCCCGAGCTCAAGGTCTATGCGGTCGAGCCCGAAGCCTCGCCGGTGATCTCGGGCGGCCACCCCGGCCCGCACCCGATCCAGGGGATCGGCGCTGGCTTCGTGCCGCGCAACCTCCACACCCAGGCGATCGACGGCGTCATCAAGGTCGCCGCTGATGCCGCCAAGGAAATGGCGCGGCGTTCGGCGCGCGAGGAAGGCATCTTGGTCGGCATCTCGTCGGGCGGCACGCTAGCGGCAATCGCGCAGAAGCTGGGCGAACTGCCCTCGGGCAGCCGGGTGTTGGGGTTCAACTA
The genomic region above belongs to Sphingomonas qomolangmaensis and contains:
- the cysK gene encoding cysteine synthase A, with protein sequence MKANTILDTIGNTPHIRVARLFPDAEVWIKSERSNPGGSIKDRIAVAMVEAAEASGDLKPGGTIVEPTSGNTGVGLAMVAAVKGYKLVLVMPESMSIERRRLMLAYGATFDLTPREKGMKGAIERAIELVEQTPGAWMPQQFENPANIDVHVRTTALEILADFADTPIDVIITGVGTGGHITAVSEVLKQHWPELKVYAVEPEASPVISGGHPGPHPIQGIGAGFVPRNLHTQAIDGVIKVAADAAKEMARRSAREEGILVGISSGGTLAAIAQKLGELPSGSRVLGFNYDTGERYLSVPDFLPE
- a CDS encoding MFS transporter, encoding MSAPHPFTIHNFRAYWLARLSNTLAQMAMVIVIGWQVYDIARQTMSIRDAAFQLGWIGVAQFVPLLLLSLVAGLVADRVDRRWIARGAVALEAACALLLAWLTYHGAITLPWLFFVAALLGVARAFAGPALQALAPNLVPIAVLPAAIAMSSIAWQAGSVLGPAMGGYLYAANQWLPYAVSAGLFGLGFVMLTLIKPVERKQMTGTRNPWAQMVDGLAYVRRNRLVLGAISLDLFAVLLGGATAMLPIYARDILQIGADGLGHLRAAPAAGAVLVAIWFAWKPLTNDVGVKMLWSVAAFGAATAMFGLSAPLLLPYLGTAAIGSDFAPAVLVALVSLFVVGATDMVSVYVRQSLIQLHTPDDMRGRVGAVSTLFVSGSNELGEARSGFLAAAVGPVVAVVGGGIAAILVTAWWARLFPELGRARTFAPPETLEFTSIKETTI